From a single Brassica oleracea var. oleracea cultivar TO1000 chromosome C5, BOL, whole genome shotgun sequence genomic region:
- the LOC106295486 gene encoding T-complex protein 1 subunit alpha-like: MSISAQNPDISGERQSGQDVRTQNVMACQAVSNIVKTSLGPVGLDKMLVDDIGDVTITNDGATILRMLEVEHPAAKVLVELAELQDREVGDGTTSVVIVAAELLKRANDLVRNKIHPTSIISGYRLAMREACKYIEEKLVTKVEKLGKAPLINCAKTSMSSKLISGDSDFFANLVVDAVLSVKMTNQRGEIKYPIKGINILKAHGQSAKDSYLLNGYALNTGRAAQGMPLRVSPAKIACLDFNLQKTKMQLGVQVVVNDPRELEKIRQREADMTKERIEKLLKAGANVILTTKGIDDMALKYFVEAGAIAVRRVRKEDMRHVAKATGATLVTTFADMEGEETFDPAHLGSADEVVEERIADDDVVLIKGTKTSSAVSVILRGANDYMLDEMERALHDSLCIVKRTLESNTVVAGGGAVESALSVYLEHLATTLGSREQLAIAEFADALLIIPKVLAVNAAKDATELVAKLRAYHHTAQTKADKKHYSSMGLDLVNGTIRNNLEAGVIEPAMSKVKIIQFATEAAITILRIDDMIKLVKEDGQGDE, translated from the exons TGATGGCTTGTCAAGCTGTTTCAAATATTGTTAAAACCTCCCTTGGTCCCGTCGGACTAGACAAG ATGTTGGTGGATGATATTGGTGATGTGACCATTACAAATGACGGTGCTACCATTCTTAGGATGTTGGAGGTCGAACACCCTGCTGCTAAG GTTCTTGTTGAGTTAGCTGAACTCCAGGATAGAGAAGTTGGTGATGGCACTACATCTGTTGTTATTGTTGCTGCTGAGTTGCTCAAG AGGGCAAATGATTTGGTTAGGAACAAAATACATCCTACATCAATTATCAGTGGATACAGG CTAGCGATGAGAGAAGCTTGCAAATACATTGAGGAGAAATTGGTAACTAAG GTCGAAAAGCTTGGGAAAGCTCCATTGATTAACTGTGCTAAAACAAGCATGTCCTCCAAACTGATCTCTGGTGACAGTGACTTCTTTGCCAATTTG GTTGTGGATGCAGTTCTGTCAGTTAAGATGACAAATCAGCGAGGGGAGATAAAATACCCTATCAAG GGGATTAATATCCTGAAAGCTCATGGACAAAGTGCAAAAGACAGCTATTTGTTGAATGGATATGCACTCAACACTGGCCGTGCTGCCCAAGGGATGCCATTGCGAGTTTCTCCAGCGAAGATTGCTTGCCTCGACTTTAATCTTCAGAAGACGAAAATGCAGCTGGGTGTCCAAGTTGTTGTAAACGACCCACGAGAACTTGAAAAAATTCGTCAAAG AGAAGCTGACATGACCAAAGAGCGGATAGAGAAACTTCTTAAAGCTGGGGCCAATGTTATTCTGACCACCAAGGGAATTGACGACATGGCACTTAAA TACTTTGTAGAGGCAGGAGCTATTGCTGTTAGGCGTGTCCGCAAAGAAGACATGCGCCATGTTGCCAAAGCAACAGGAGCAACTCTG GTTACCACTTTTGCTGACATGGAGGGCGAAGAAACATTTGATCCGGCACACCTTGGATCTGCAGACGAAGTTGTGGAGGAGAGAATCGCAGATGATGATGTTGTGCTGATAAAGGGAACTAAAACAAGCAGTGCG GTTTCCGTGATCTTGAGAGGTGCGAACGACTACATGCTTGATGAGATGGAGAGAGCGCTTCACGATTCTTTATGTATTGTGAAGAGGACCCTCGAATCCAACACG GTGGTTGCAGGTGGAGGTGCAGTTGAATCAGCATTGTCTGTGTATTTGGAGCACCTTGCTACAACCTTGGGCTCTCGTGAACAATTGGCAATTGCTGAATTTGCAGATGCGCTACTGATTATACCGAAG GTACTTGCAGTAAACGCTGCCAAGGATGCAACGGAGCTGGTAGCTAAACTAAGAGCATACCACCACACCGCACAAACCAAGGCTGATAAGAAGCACTATTCAAG CATGGGACTTGACCTTGTCAACGGAACCATCCGTAACAATTTGGAAGCTGGAGTGATCGAACCAGCGATGAGCAAAGTGAAAATCATCCAG TTTGCGACAGAGGCAGCCATTACCATTCTGCGAATTGATGACATGATCAAACTGGTGAAGGAAGATGGCCAAGGCGATGAGTAA
- the LOC106295487 gene encoding hexokinase-4, translating to MGRVLVILTTAAAVVACSVATVMVRRRVKRRRKWRKVVGLLKELEESFETPLGRLRQMVDAIAVEMQAGLVSEGGSKLKMLLTFVDDLPNGSERGTYYALHLGGSYFRIIRVHLGGQRSSLEVQDIERHSIPTSLLNSTSEVLFDFLASSLQRFIEKEGHESISSQDVKRELAFTFSFPVKQTSLSSGVLIKWTKGFAISEMAGEDIAECLQGAVDRRGLDIHVAALVNDTVGALSYGHYHDPDTIAAVVFGTGSNACYLERTDAIIKCQNPRTTSGSMVVNMEWGNFWSSRLPRTSYDIELDAESLNSNDMGFEKMIGGMYLGDIVRRVILRMSQESDIFGPISSILSTPFVLRTNSVSAMHEDDTPELHEVATILKHLGVPKVPLKVRKLVVKICDVVTRRAARLAAAGISGILKKLGRDGSVGEGRRRSSDKQMMRRTVVAVEGGLYSNYRMFREYMDEALRDILGEDVARQVVIKAMEDGSSIGSALLLASSHSVRTISNI from the exons ATGGGGAGGGTTCTGGTGATTTTGACGACAGCCGCGGCGGTTGTGGCTTGTTCGGTGGCGACGGTGATGGTGAGGAGGAGGGTGAAACGTCGGAGGAAGTGGAGGAAGGTGGTGGGGCTATTGAAGGAATTGGAGGAATCGTTTGAGACGCCGTTGGGGAGGTTGAGGCAGATGGTGGATGCTATAGCTGTTGAGATGCAAGCTGGCTTGGTCTCTGAAGGAGGGTCTAAGCTTAAAATGCTCCTCACTTTCGTCGATGATCTTCCCAATGG GAGTGAGAGAGGAACTTATTACGCACTTCATCTTGGAGGCTCTTACTTTAGGATTATAAGAGTTCATTTGGGTGGCCAAAGGTCGTCTCTTGAAGTTCAAGATATCGAAAGACACAGCATACCGACCTCTTTGTTGAATAGCACCAGCGAG GTTCTCTTCGACTTTCTCGCATCATCTTTGCAGAGGTTTATTGAGAAAGAAGGACACGAGTCCATTTCTTCACAAGATGTGAAAAGGGAACTTGCGTTTACTTTTTCTTTCCCAGTTAAGCAAACCTCCCTCTCTTCAGGAGTTCTCATCAAATGGACCAAAGGTTTTGCAATTAGTGAAATG GCTGGGGAAGATATTGCTGAATGTCTACAAGGAGCGGTGGACAGGAGAGGGCTGGATATACACGTCGCAGCTCTT GTGAATGATACAGTTGGGGCCCTGTCCTATGGACATTATCATGACCCAGACACGATTGCCGCTGTTGTATTTGGAACAGGTAGTAACGCTTGTTACCTCGAACGCACTGATGCAATAATCAAGTGTCAGAATCCGCGCACAACTTCTGGAAGCATG GTGGTGAACATGGAGTGGGGAAACTTTTGGTCATCTCGTCTTCCAAGAACTTCATATGACATTGAGTTGGATGCAGAGAGTTTGAATTCAAATGACATG GGATTTGAGAAGATGATAGGAGGGATGTATCTGGGCGACATTGTCCGCAGAGTAATTCTTCGTATGTCACAAGAGTCTGACATCTTTGGACCCATCTCATCCATTTTATCGACGCCTTTTGTTCTAAG AACAAATTCAGTCTCAGCAATGCACGAAGATGACACACCCGAGTTACATGAAGTAGCAACAATCTTGAAACATTTAGGG GTACCGAAGGTACCACTGAAGGTGAGGAAACTTGTAGTGAAGATATGCGATGTAGTGACACGCAGAGCTGCTAGGCTAGCAGCAGCAGGAATCTCAGGAATCTTGAAGAAACTGGGGAGAGATGGGAGCGTAGGAGAAGGAAGAAGAAGAAGTAGCGATAAGCAGATGATGAGAAGGACAGTGGTGGCAGTAGAAGGTGGTCTCTATTCGAATTATAGGATGTTCAGAGAATACATGGACGAAGCTTTGAGAGATATATTGGGAGAAGACGTGGCTCGACAAGTAGTGATCAAGGCCATGGAAGATGGCTCAAGCATCGGCTCTGCATTGTTGCTGGCTTCATCTCATAGCGTTCGAACCATATCGAACATATGA
- the LOC106343697 gene encoding probable protein arginine N-methyltransferase 6, whose translation MQSGGDYTNGFHGGLQRDEKQVPVLSSLGRAKRRSRGGARDPRGGLTNGELRVSDQISEQKPLESQESPPPCTDFDVAYFHSYAHVGIHEEMIKDRARTETYREAIMQHQSLIQGKVVVDVGCGTGILSIFCAQAGAKRVYAVDASDIAVQANEVVKANGLSDKVIVLHGRVEDVEIDEEVDVIISEWMGYMLLYESMLGSVITARDRWLKPGGLILPSHATLYMAPISHPDRYSHSIDFWRNVYGIDMSAMMQLAKQCAFEEPSVESISGETVLTWPEVVKHIDCQTIKIQELDSVTARYKFKSMMRAPMHGFAFWFDVEFSEPAKNTNATSVANRSSSISPFTEGNQKKRSNPNDALVLSTSPEAPPTHWQQTIVYFYDPIDVEQDQVIEGSVTLSQSKENRRFMNIHLEYTSAGRSFVKESVMR comes from the exons ATGCAATCTGGCGGCGATTACACCAACGGTTTCCACGGCGGGCTTCAACGGGACGAGAAGCAAGTCCCCGTTCTCAGCTCTCTTGGCCGAGCCAAGAGGCGCAGTCGCGGCGGAGCTCGTGACCCTAGAGGCGGTCTCACCAATGGTGAGCTTAGGGTTTCCGACCAGATTAGCGAGCAGAAGCCACTGGAGAGCCAGGAATCTCCTCCGCCTTGTACCGACTTCGATGTCGCCTATTTTCATTCCTATGCTCACGTTGGGATTCACGAAGAGATGATCAAG GATCGGGCGAGGACGGAAACGTATAGAGAAGCTATAATGCAGCATCAGAGCTTAATCCAAGGAAAG GTTGTGGTGGACGTTGGCTGTGGAACAGGCATCCTTTCAATCTTCTGTGCCCAAGCGGGTGCTAAACGG GTATATGCTGTAGATGCAAGTGATATTGCAGTCCAG GCAAATGAAGTTGTAAAAGCCAACGGTTTATCTGACAAGGTTATTGTTTTGCATGGGAGAGTGGAG GATGTTGAAATCGACGAGGAGGTTGATGTTATAATTTCAGAGTGGATGGGTTACATGCTCTTGTATGAG AGCATGCTGGGAAGTGTTATTACAGCTAGAGATCGCTGGTTGAAGCCTGGAGGTTTAATTCTCCCATCACATGCCACT TTGTACATGGCACCTATTTCACACCCTGACAGATACAGTCACAGCATTGATTTTTGGCGCAACGTTTATGGAATTGATA TGTCTGCAATGATGCAACTAGCAAAACAGTGTGCATTTGAAGAACCTAGCGTGGAGTCCATATCAGGCGAAACCGTTCTAACATGGCCCGAAGTG GTTAAACATATAGACTGTCAAACAATAAAAATCCAAGAGCTAGACTCTGTTACTGCAAGATACAAATTCAAGTCAATGATGAGAG CACCAATGCATGGTTTTGCATTTTGGTTTGACGTTGAGTTCAGTGAACCTGCCAAGAATACTAATGCAACAAGCGTTGCTAATAGGTCCTCATCAATAAGTCCTTTTACCGAAGGAAATCAGAAGAAGCGGAGTAATCCGAATGATGCACTCGTGCTGTCCACCTCTCCTGAGGCTCCTCCGACGCATTGGCAGCAA ACGATTGTATATTTCTATGATCCAATAGACGTAGAGCAAGACCAAGTCATTGAAGGTTCCGTTACTCTTTCTCAAAGTAAAGAGAATCGGAGGTTCATGAACATCCACCTCGAATATAC CTCGGCCGGCCGTTCCTTTGTGAAGGAGTCGGTAATGCGTTAA